One Methanobacteriaceae archaeon genomic region harbors:
- a CDS encoding 30S ribosomal protein S27ae: MKKGELYDIKDDKLNRKNPFCPRCSSGVFMADHGDRYSCGKCGYTEWKNKDK; the protein is encoded by the coding sequence ATGAAAAAAGGTGAACTTTACGACATTAAAGATGACAAATTAAATAGAAAAAATCCTTTTTGTCCTCGATGCTCCAGCGGAGTATTCATGGCTGACCACGGTGACAGATACTCCTGTGGTAAGTGTGGATACACTGAATGGAAAAATAAAGACAAATAA
- a CDS encoding YhgE/Pip domain-containing protein, with amino-acid sequence MIKGAREIFKNDMKTIKNNPAVVLVIFIIICIPSLYALLNVQATWDPYARTANIEVAVVNDDLGYTTNGTHYNIGNILVDELKDNKNFSWRFVGKKTALNGVKNGDYYAALIIPSNFSENLLSIETTTPQPAQIEYIVNDKLNPVAPRLTSVGADAVQTKINNEIVKTVDGIIFGQLSDVGSLVKDNKAQFLKLKAFVNELNGKLGEIYSTLGEANNVMSTVNEIWPKISAALPEIQTYSNNVRGKYDTLYNQVTSDPAKALTTVQDMETKVSTTITGLKYVDAILTSLNNATGDGNLKPVIGQIEDDINKANQVFGILKSVESDIKDGKNPQGKLTKLKTLIDEMDDGVNYLVKNKASINKKINDATAKLSLVNSKWPIVKQSIPIAAAKLNSINEDDLNKLIAFSDTNQSDVANYFESPVQLEKKHIYPVDTYGSALAPFYISISLWIGCLIAVAMISMRFRSIKKYNAESVYIGRMGLFLLIALLQSILVILGSLFLHIQITSALLFTLTTLFVGLCFMIVVYSLTSAFGNAGKAMVVVILVLQITATGGIFPVEILPPFFQAINPYLPLTYSIGALREVVAGVIWSTYWYNMIALALFPVLTFVLTLLIKEKMDKRAQLLEEKLKKSGLF; translated from the coding sequence ATGATAAAAGGCGCAAGAGAAATATTTAAAAATGATATGAAAACTATTAAAAATAACCCGGCCGTCGTGCTGGTTATTTTCATAATTATTTGTATACCCTCACTTTATGCATTACTTAATGTTCAGGCCACATGGGATCCCTATGCTAGAACGGCAAATATCGAAGTAGCAGTAGTTAATGATGATTTGGGTTATACTACCAACGGAACCCATTATAATATAGGAAATATTTTAGTAGATGAATTAAAAGATAACAAAAATTTCAGCTGGAGGTTTGTTGGTAAAAAAACTGCATTAAATGGAGTTAAAAATGGAGACTATTACGCAGCCCTAATAATACCCTCTAATTTCAGTGAAAACTTACTTTCAATTGAAACCACAACACCCCAACCCGCTCAAATAGAATATATAGTTAATGATAAGTTGAATCCAGTTGCACCTCGACTTACCAGTGTTGGAGCAGATGCTGTACAAACAAAAATCAATAATGAAATAGTTAAAACCGTTGATGGAATTATTTTTGGTCAGCTCAGTGATGTGGGATCACTGGTTAAAGATAATAAAGCTCAATTCCTTAAATTAAAAGCATTTGTAAATGAATTAAATGGAAAATTAGGCGAGATATATTCCACCCTGGGGGAAGCAAATAACGTCATGAGTACGGTTAATGAAATCTGGCCTAAAATTAGTGCTGCTTTACCAGAAATACAAACTTATTCCAATAATGTGCGTGGAAAATACGACACATTATATAATCAAGTAACATCAGATCCTGCCAAGGCACTAACTACTGTTCAGGACATGGAAACAAAGGTTAGTACCACCATCACTGGCCTAAAATACGTTGATGCTATATTAACCAGTTTAAACAATGCTACAGGCGATGGTAATTTAAAACCAGTTATTGGTCAAATTGAAGACGATATAAACAAAGCAAATCAAGTTTTTGGCATTTTAAAAAGTGTTGAATCCGATATAAAAGATGGTAAAAATCCTCAAGGGAAATTAACTAAATTAAAAACTTTAATTGATGAAATGGATGATGGAGTAAATTATCTGGTTAAAAATAAAGCCAGTATAAATAAGAAAATTAATGATGCAACAGCTAAATTAAGTTTAGTTAACTCAAAATGGCCTATAGTTAAACAATCTATTCCCATAGCTGCAGCAAAACTTAACTCCATTAATGAAGATGATTTAAACAAATTAATCGCATTTTCAGATACGAATCAAAGCGATGTGGCTAATTACTTTGAAAGCCCGGTACAACTGGAAAAGAAACATATATATCCTGTTGATACTTATGGATCTGCACTGGCTCCATTCTATATATCTATCTCATTATGGATAGGATGTCTTATAGCCGTGGCCATGATAAGCATGAGATTTAGGTCAATTAAAAAATATAATGCTGAAAGTGTTTATATAGGAAGAATGGGACTATTCTTGTTAATAGCTTTATTACAATCAATTTTAGTAATATTGGGTTCCTTATTCTTGCATATACAAATAACCTCAGCATTACTATTCACCTTAACCACATTATTTGTTGGTTTATGCTTTATGATAGTGGTGTACTCCTTAACATCCGCCTTTGGAAATGCCGGAAAAGCTATGGTAGTGGTGATACTGGTTCTACAGATTACAGCAACCGGAGGTATTTTCCCGGTGGAGATTCTCCCACCATTCTTCCAGGCCATAAATCCATATTTACCATTGACTTATTCCATTGGTGCACTCCGGGAAGTAGTTGCCGGAGTTATATGGAGTACTTACTGGTACAATATGATAGCACTGGCACTATTCCCCGTTTTAACATTTGTTCTGACCTTATTGATCAAAGAAAAAATGGATAAACGTGCCCAACTGTTAGAAGAGAAATTGAAGAAAAGTGGTTTATTCTAA
- a CDS encoding YbaN family protein: protein MKTKKFFFLMLGTAFLSTGAVGLIIPVLPTTPFILAAFFCFTKSSKKAEQWIMKNRYFRSYIENYKNKKGVPLDIKIKSILFLWISLLGSLLFFNQKNLYIMLILVGIAVTVHIFLLKTKK, encoded by the coding sequence ATGAAAACTAAAAAATTTTTTTTTCTGATGTTGGGAACTGCATTTTTAAGCACAGGTGCCGTTGGGCTAATTATTCCAGTATTGCCCACTACTCCGTTTATTTTAGCCGCATTTTTTTGTTTTACTAAAAGTTCCAAGAAAGCTGAACAATGGATTATGAAAAATAGATATTTCAGAAGTTATATTGAAAATTATAAAAATAAAAAGGGCGTTCCATTAGACATTAAAATAAAAAGCATTTTATTTTTGTGGATCAGCTTGTTAGGGTCTCTATTATTTTTTAATCAGAAAAATCTATATATAATGCTAATTTTAGTGGGAATAGCAGTTACTGTGCATATCTTTTTATTAAAAACTAAAAAGTAG
- a CDS encoding Hsp20/alpha crystallin family protein: protein MEKKETDINENIEEEIKEENTDNKSEDNEKINAEKLLNDIISDIQNKAGEFGKTISDYKTALQKPLTDVIETKTSLIITFDLPGVNKDDIDLGISEDSIEIKVLFEEENNNENTKYLQKERSHGKLLRSITLPMNIKTEEVKATFKDSVLTVEMPKMDKEVHKVDII from the coding sequence ATGGAAAAAAAAGAGACTGATATTAACGAGAATATAGAAGAGGAAATTAAAGAAGAAAATACCGATAATAAATCAGAAGATAACGAAAAAATAAATGCTGAGAAATTATTGAATGATATAATCAGCGACATTCAAAATAAAGCTGGAGAATTTGGAAAAACTATCTCTGATTATAAAACTGCCCTTCAAAAACCACTTACAGATGTTATAGAAACAAAAACTAGTTTAATAATAACATTTGATTTGCCGGGAGTTAATAAAGATGATATCGATCTGGGAATATCAGAAGACAGTATTGAAATAAAAGTTCTCTTTGAAGAAGAAAATAACAATGAAAACACCAAATATCTTCAAAAAGAAAGAAGCCATGGAAAGCTTCTGCGATCAATAACTCTACCTATGAACATAAAGACTGAAGAAGTTAAAGCAACTTTTAAGGATTCCGTTTTAACTGTTGAAATGCCTAAAATGGATAAAGAAGTCCATAAAGTAGATATTATTTAA
- a CDS encoding NAD(P)/FAD-dependent oxidoreductase, with product MMVIETDVLVIGAGPAGSTAAKHAASGGAKVLLMDKKSEIGAPKRCAEGVSNGGLESLGIEHNPRWITRQLDGVRLISPDGTNVWLTSDKVDLPEAGCILERKVFDKYMAMDAGRAGAEIKIKTLATSMERVEEGFLVDAECMGEKFQIQAKIIIAADGPESRVARWAGLKTAVKPKDMESAAQFEMAGVEMEDNNCIEFYFGSVAPGGYAWIFPKGDDIANVGLGVLTTNTDKTAYDHLLDFVKNCPATQNAQPVELNIGGDPVGGMPKKLVTDNLMVVGDAAGQVNPLTGGGIISGMTGGMIAGKVAAEAINEGDLSENKLKEYETTCRAEIGDSINKYLKVKDYMMTLNDDELNSIADTFKDSDFEKISTAELVKKLIKVSPKALLKLGKVF from the coding sequence ATGATGGTTATTGAAACTGATGTATTAGTTATAGGTGCCGGACCTGCTGGATCTACTGCTGCTAAACACGCAGCCAGTGGTGGAGCAAAGGTCTTATTAATGGATAAAAAATCAGAAATAGGAGCACCAAAAAGATGTGCTGAAGGAGTATCCAATGGTGGATTAGAATCATTAGGAATTGAACATAATCCTAGATGGATAACTAGACAATTAGATGGTGTGCGTTTAATATCTCCTGATGGAACTAATGTATGGCTAACTTCTGATAAAGTGGACTTGCCGGAAGCAGGTTGCATTTTAGAGAGAAAAGTTTTTGATAAATACATGGCCATGGATGCTGGACGTGCTGGTGCTGAAATTAAAATCAAAACTCTCGCTACTTCCATGGAAAGAGTTGAAGAAGGATTTTTAGTAGATGCCGAATGCATGGGTGAAAAATTCCAGATTCAAGCAAAAATTATCATAGCTGCTGATGGTCCTGAATCCAGGGTAGCTCGATGGGCTGGCCTAAAAACTGCAGTAAAACCTAAAGATATGGAATCTGCGGCTCAGTTTGAAATGGCTGGAGTGGAAATGGAAGATAATAACTGTATTGAGTTTTACTTTGGTAGTGTGGCCCCGGGTGGATATGCCTGGATTTTCCCTAAAGGTGACGATATAGCCAATGTCGGTCTGGGTGTTTTAACAACTAATACTGATAAAACTGCTTATGATCATCTTTTGGACTTTGTTAAAAATTGCCCGGCCACTCAAAATGCTCAACCTGTTGAATTAAACATTGGTGGAGATCCTGTTGGTGGGATGCCTAAAAAATTGGTCACTGATAACTTAATGGTTGTTGGAGATGCAGCAGGACAGGTAAATCCTTTAACTGGTGGTGGAATTATCAGTGGAATGACTGGTGGAATGATTGCTGGTAAAGTCGCTGCTGAGGCCATTAATGAAGGAGATTTATCTGAAAATAAACTTAAAGAATATGAAACAACTTGTCGGGCTGAAATTGGAGACTCTATAAATAAATATCTCAAAGTCAAAGATTATATGATGACTTTAAATGATGATGAGCTTAACTCCATAGCTGATACCTTTAAAGACAGCGATTTTGAAAAAATTAGTACTGCTGAATTGGTTAAAAAATTAATTAAGGTATCTCCAAAGGCATTATTGAAATTAGGTAAAGTATTCTAA
- a CDS encoding 4Fe-4S binding protein, protein MIVKEWCMYCGECAGVCPRNLIEVRELTLKFNEDQCKECSLCVQVCPVKALEKE, encoded by the coding sequence ATGATTGTCAAGGAATGGTGTATGTATTGTGGGGAATGTGCAGGAGTTTGCCCCCGCAACTTAATCGAAGTTAGGGAACTAACTTTGAAATTTAATGAAGACCAATGCAAAGAGTGTAGCCTTTGTGTCCAGGTTTGCCCGGTGAAGGCGCTGGAAAAGGAATAA
- a CDS encoding 30S ribosomal protein S24e produces the protein MEINIIKKTENPLLDRTEIDFECVYQGESTPKVLDVKSKLVAMLDADKNLLVVDKVKPHFGEGKAKGYAKIYGTAESLNDVETEHVLNKNKEASTESTEEE, from the coding sequence ATGGAAATCAATATAATCAAAAAAACTGAAAATCCACTCTTAGATAGAACCGAAATAGATTTTGAATGTGTATATCAAGGCGAATCCACACCTAAAGTATTAGACGTTAAAAGCAAGCTAGTAGCTATGTTAGATGCGGATAAAAACCTCCTAGTGGTAGATAAAGTAAAACCTCACTTCGGTGAAGGTAAAGCCAAAGGTTACGCTAAAATTTACGGGACTGCAGAAAGTTTAAACGATGTTGAAACCGAACACGTCCTTAACAAAAATAAAGAAGCCTCAACAGAGAGTACTGAGGAGGAATAA
- a CDS encoding prenyltransferase, translated as MIITLLKSTRLTWAAKNVHMYLLALTYAYFSQTIITNPLEILEGLILVSVLWGALYSLNDLTDLEVDKKDKSKINRAFIKDSIDPKIVLLFVGILCLSVFGISILTLTPLFTIIMLMMVINQLLYTLPPLRLKETALAPFASTATNNVLRVASCTVILGNILLVPLSVYLLMFVAGMGTYLMYKEKTKMMHGLAAIFCLLITYILLVGDMNVIQVMIIIVPSFLATIPLYLSNFFEKEKMINLADFLYHKVVLIFYLVCIFVLLF; from the coding sequence ATGATAATCACTCTTTTAAAGTCCACCAGATTAACCTGGGCGGCCAAAAATGTTCATATGTATCTTCTGGCTTTGACTTATGCTTATTTTTCTCAGACCATTATTACAAACCCATTAGAAATTTTAGAGGGATTAATACTTGTTTCTGTTTTATGGGGTGCACTTTACTCTCTTAATGATTTAACAGACCTTGAAGTTGATAAAAAAGATAAAAGTAAGATCAATAGAGCGTTTATTAAAGATTCAATAGATCCGAAAATAGTTCTGTTATTTGTTGGAATTTTATGTTTATCCGTATTTGGTATTTCTATATTGACTTTGACCCCATTATTCACCATAATAATGCTAATGATGGTGATAAACCAGTTATTATATACCTTACCACCCCTAAGACTTAAAGAAACTGCCCTGGCCCCATTCGCTAGTACGGCCACCAATAATGTTCTTAGAGTTGCTTCATGTACTGTAATTTTAGGCAATATTCTTTTGGTACCATTAAGTGTTTATCTTTTAATGTTTGTAGCTGGAATGGGTACCTATTTGATGTATAAAGAAAAAACAAAAATGATGCATGGATTAGCAGCAATATTTTGTCTTTTAATAACATATATTCTATTAGTAGGTGATATGAATGTCATCCAAGTAATGATTATAATTGTCCCATCATTTTTGGCCACCATACCCCTTTATCTATCTAATTTCTTTGAAAAAGAAAAAATGATTAATTTAGCAGACTTTTTATATCATAAAGTTGTCTTAATTTTCTATCTGGTTTGCATATTCGTTCTATTATTCTAA
- the spt4 gene encoding transcription elongation factor subunit Spt4 has product MKACTRCKRITTEERCPVCNITTSTNWSGLLIIIDPERSDIAHELNINIPGEYALRVR; this is encoded by the coding sequence ATGAAAGCTTGCACAAGGTGCAAACGTATAACAACAGAGGAACGTTGTCCAGTATGTAATATAACTACATCAACTAACTGGAGTGGTCTTTTAATAATAATAGATCCCGAACGTTCAGATATAGCCCATGAACTAAATATCAACATCCCTGGAGAATATGCACTGAGGGTTAGATAG
- the argH gene encoding argininosuccinate lyase: MNLRAGRLGKKMSEDAATFTSSLEFDKYIFEADVECNRAHTTMLSKQGIIESSTAQEILDALDELKSEGIGALDLDPSVEDIHMALENYVTAKIGKKAGFMHTAKSRNDQVATDLRIVLRQKIIEIQIDILDFIEGLVDLASEHTETVIIGYTHLQHAQPTTFAHHLMAYTHSLKRDYERLKDTYKRVNINPLGSAAMTTTSFPINREITTEILGFDSYMENSMDAVSSRDFIAETVFDLSMLITTISKICEEMVLWSTHEFGLITISDEFSSTSSIMPQKKNPDVAEIARAKSAVLYGELNTILTILKAIPYTYNRDLQEITPHLWNGIETAHSTLNIVREMVLSIKINKARGLDLARANFATATDLADVIVREKQIPFRIAHKIVGRMVTDALATNMKPEDIDAAFLDEITEEITGSPLELSNDLISKALDPLENVKMRKVPGGPSPEMVNLALKNLRSFLKTEDEYLDTKNV; encoded by the coding sequence GTGAATTTAAGGGCTGGAAGACTTGGTAAAAAGATGAGTGAAGATGCGGCTACATTTACATCTTCTTTAGAATTTGATAAATACATATTTGAAGCAGATGTTGAATGTAATAGGGCCCATACAACAATGCTAAGCAAGCAGGGTATTATTGAATCTTCCACAGCACAGGAAATATTGGACGCGCTGGATGAGCTCAAAAGTGAAGGTATTGGTGCTTTAGATCTGGATCCATCAGTGGAAGACATACATATGGCCCTGGAAAATTATGTTACCGCTAAAATAGGTAAAAAGGCAGGTTTCATGCATACTGCCAAGTCCCGAAACGACCAGGTAGCTACTGATCTCAGGATAGTGCTTAGGCAAAAAATAATAGAAATTCAAATAGATATTCTTGATTTTATAGAAGGATTAGTTGATTTAGCTAGTGAACATACTGAAACAGTAATAATAGGTTACACTCACCTTCAACATGCCCAGCCCACCACATTTGCCCATCATTTAATGGCCTATACCCATTCACTTAAAAGAGATTATGAAAGGCTCAAAGATACTTACAAGAGAGTTAATATAAATCCATTAGGTTCAGCAGCCATGACCACTACTAGTTTCCCTATAAATAGGGAGATAACCACAGAAATTCTTGGATTTGACAGTTACATGGAAAATTCCATGGACGCCGTGAGTTCTCGTGATTTCATTGCTGAAACCGTTTTTGATTTATCTATGCTAATAACCACCATTAGTAAGATATGTGAAGAAATGGTTCTATGGAGTACCCATGAGTTTGGCCTTATAACCATTTCCGATGAATTTTCATCCACATCTTCTATAATGCCTCAAAAAAAGAATCCTGACGTGGCTGAAATTGCAAGGGCCAAAAGTGCAGTATTATATGGTGAATTAAATACCATATTAACCATCTTAAAAGCAATTCCTTACACTTACAACCGTGACTTGCAAGAGATAACACCCCATCTCTGGAATGGAATTGAAACAGCTCACTCCACATTGAATATTGTTAGAGAAATGGTTTTAAGTATAAAAATTAATAAAGCAAGAGGTCTCGATTTAGCAAGGGCCAATTTTGCAACAGCTACTGATTTAGCAGATGTTATTGTACGGGAAAAACAAATACCATTTAGAATTGCCCATAAAATTGTAGGCAGAATGGTAACTGATGCTCTGGCAACTAATATGAAACCTGAAGATATTGATGCTGCTTTTCTTGATGAAATAACTGAAGAAATAACTGGCAGTCCATTGGAATTAAGTAATGATTTAATTTCAAAAGCATTAGATCCATTGGAAAACGTTAAAATGAGGAAAGTTCCAGGCGGTCCTTCACCAGAAATGGTTAATCTTGCATTAAAAAATCTAAGAAGCTTTTTAAAAACAGAAGATGAATATTTAGATACTAAAAATGTCTAG
- a CDS encoding ATPase — protein sequence MQLTKNQLISIIEEIRTEIGHEKSELNIKEVIFDSKNNNLLIITPDRPDKSAVIGKGGWVVGKLRERLDVENIHVAAYTDIMVKQYRMELAGEKIHEITSKKPFNVSNALNNLMDMLFEKIENLSLFNFSDYLNITESEHHLENEQNKSHTAVVALSGGVDSSFSLIISAFLGFNPLAVTADPGSIVLPQHFKNNINNLCEKLGVDHNYVPLDFSDFINESFDGRFHPCGRCSKMIHQAVIKHAKENDINIVIFGDMISTGYQSMIYKDGILRINLPALLGVSKQELQSLTSLFNVKKSNYFGCPLLGEVQKKFPYMRRYSIQRVLRETRAGVLEPGQALDLIWSLCNDLK from the coding sequence TTGCAATTAACGAAAAATCAATTAATTTCTATCATTGAAGAAATAAGGACTGAAATTGGCCACGAAAAGTCTGAACTTAATATTAAAGAAGTTATTTTTGATTCAAAAAATAATAATCTTTTAATTATAACTCCTGATCGTCCAGATAAATCTGCAGTAATAGGAAAAGGAGGATGGGTCGTAGGTAAATTAAGGGAAAGATTGGATGTTGAAAATATTCATGTAGCTGCCTACACGGACATTATGGTTAAACAATATCGTATGGAACTTGCTGGTGAAAAAATCCATGAAATAACATCAAAAAAACCATTTAATGTTTCTAATGCCCTGAATAATTTAATGGACATGCTTTTTGAAAAAATCGAAAACTTATCACTTTTCAATTTTTCAGATTATTTAAATATTACAGAATCAGAGCATCATTTAGAAAATGAGCAAAATAAAAGCCATACTGCTGTGGTAGCGCTTTCGGGAGGAGTAGATAGTAGTTTTTCACTAATCATTTCTGCTTTTCTGGGATTTAATCCTTTAGCAGTAACTGCTGATCCTGGAAGTATAGTACTTCCCCAGCACTTCAAAAATAATATAAATAATTTATGTGAAAAATTGGGCGTAGATCATAACTATGTGCCCCTAGATTTTTCAGATTTTATTAATGAAAGTTTTGATGGCAGATTTCATCCTTGTGGTAGATGCTCTAAGATGATTCATCAAGCTGTAATTAAACACGCTAAAGAAAACGATATAAATATAGTTATTTTTGGAGATATGATTTCCACAGGATATCAGTCTATGATTTATAAGGATGGTATTTTGAGAATAAATCTGCCTGCTTTGTTAGGAGTTTCTAAACAAGAGCTACAATCTTTAACTTCTTTATTTAATGTAAAAAAATCAAATTATTTTGGATGTCCTCTTTTAGGAGAGGTACAAAAGAAGTTTCCTTATATGAGGCGCTATTCAATTCAGAGGGTCCTAAGAGAAACTCGTGCAGGTGTACTAGAGCCAGGCCAAGCCTTAGATCTTATTTGGAGTCTTTGTAATGACTTGAAGTAA
- a CDS encoding TetR/AcrR family transcriptional regulator has protein sequence MDNTEDKILDATIKLLDEVGWDGATTKRIAAEAGVNEVTLFRKFKTKNLMLEAAKNRSAGKFLNELEELLKIDPESDIQTYLRTIWKNSSKMIDKRTNLIRISMEEVRGVPFENKVLPKISKMVLDNLTGYFKDQMVKGTMRNIDPEVAALNFFSIVFQMNMMWKVYGQNPPVEDERCLESFLDIFMNGILVNK, from the coding sequence ATGGATAATACGGAAGATAAAATACTGGATGCAACCATCAAACTCCTAGATGAGGTGGGATGGGACGGTGCCACAACCAAAAGAATAGCTGCTGAAGCCGGGGTAAATGAAGTAACCTTGTTTAGAAAATTTAAAACTAAAAACCTCATGCTTGAAGCTGCAAAGAATAGAAGTGCTGGTAAATTTCTTAATGAGCTCGAAGAGCTTCTAAAAATCGATCCTGAAAGTGACATTCAAACTTATCTAAGAACTATCTGGAAAAATTCTTCAAAAATGATCGATAAAAGAACTAACTTAATACGGATCTCCATGGAAGAAGTAAGGGGAGTTCCATTCGAAAATAAAGTATTGCCCAAAATTTCAAAAATGGTGCTAGATAATTTGACAGGTTATTTCAAAGATCAAATGGTTAAAGGAACTATGCGTAATATCGACCCGGAAGTGGCCGCTTTGAATTTTTTCAGTATTGTTTTCCAAATGAATATGATGTGGAAAGTTTATGGACAAAATCCACCAGTAGAAGATGAAAGATGCTTGGAAAGCTTCCTGGACATATTCATGAACGGTATTTTAGTAAATAAATAG
- a CDS encoding alpha/beta fold hydrolase, translating to MEIERKIINCEDFKVPCAILKPTKYVGAAVVVHGYGGFKEETLGLAWRIAEQGFITGAIDLRGHGEHPLDLDENILLDLEASISYFRQFGKVTAIGHSLGGRLSLISSADYAIGIAPALDKTYSPQTQELIEEMRDYRVSKSNSNIFNILNNLPKYQIKDDKVFILHGSRDLPEIISECNKLKSEGLDIFEIDEALHGDIFLFEPTFKAVNDKMEEWYK from the coding sequence TTGGAGATTGAAAGAAAAATAATAAACTGTGAAGATTTTAAAGTACCATGCGCAATTTTAAAACCAACAAAGTATGTAGGAGCTGCCGTGGTGGTTCATGGATATGGTGGTTTTAAAGAAGAAACTTTAGGGCTGGCCTGGCGCATAGCAGAACAAGGATTCATTACCGGAGCTATAGATCTTAGAGGCCATGGCGAACATCCACTGGATCTTGATGAAAATATATTGTTAGACTTGGAAGCTTCTATTTCTTATTTTAGACAATTCGGAAAAGTCACAGCGATAGGGCATTCATTAGGTGGCCGCCTTTCACTTATAAGTAGTGCGGATTATGCCATTGGAATTGCTCCCGCATTAGATAAAACCTACAGTCCCCAAACTCAAGAATTAATTGAAGAAATGAGGGATTATAGGGTGAGTAAATCAAATTCTAATATATTTAACATCTTAAATAACCTTCCCAAATATCAAATCAAAGATGATAAAGTTTTTATCCTGCATGGTTCACGTGATCTTCCAGAAATTATCTCTGAATGTAATAAATTAAAATCCGAAGGATTAGATATTTTTGAAATAGATGAGGCGTTGCACGGCGACATTTTTCTTTTTGAACCAACTTTCAAAGCAGTTAATGATAAAATGGAAGAATGGTATAAATAA
- a CDS encoding acyltransferase produces the protein MFGSEQEAWEGKRESENVIIGYDYKRFSKPPIIGNNPLIRSNSIIYNDVTIGDNLMTGHNVLIREKTTLGNDVLIGTNTVIEGHSKIGSNVSIQSNVYIPKKSFIEDNVFIGPCACFTNDRYPVRVDYQLKGPIIRKGASIGANSTFLSNIEIGEGSIVAAGAVVTRPVPPWYLAIGAPAKIKPLPPKLKVSNDI, from the coding sequence ATATTTGGATCTGAACAGGAAGCCTGGGAAGGTAAGAGGGAATCTGAAAATGTTATAATTGGTTATGATTATAAACGATTTAGTAAACCCCCAATCATTGGAAACAATCCACTTATTAGATCCAACAGCATTATTTACAATGACGTCACCATAGGTGACAACTTGATGACTGGACACAATGTTTTAATAAGGGAAAAAACAACCCTAGGCAATGATGTTTTAATAGGTACCAATACTGTTATCGAGGGACATTCTAAAATAGGTAGTAATGTAAGTATTCAATCCAATGTATATATCCCAAAAAAGAGTTTCATTGAAGATAATGTATTTATCGGACCATGCGCATGTTTTACTAATGATAGATACCCAGTAAGGGTCGATTATCAACTAAAAGGGCCAATCATAAGAAAAGGTGCATCCATTGGAGCAAATTCCACTTTTTTATCCAATATTGAAATTGGAGAAGGATCAATTGTTGCTGCGGGAGCAGTTGTAACACGCCCAGTCCCGCCATGGTATTTAGCTATAGGGGCCCCAGCTAAAATTAAGCCATTACCACCAAAATTAAAAGTATCCAACGATATTTAA
- a CDS encoding DUF359 domain-containing protein, whose translation MLTKELRSKLKDPLGNLYTSLNEVKNSLAKYDYIISVGDVTTRNLIESQVYPRLGIIDNRIQRKDSDHEIEYQATILNAENPPGTITKDLWETIDHAISSSSNSKENFLIVVEGEEDLAVLPSILMAPENAVVLYGQPNEGLVVVEANKLKKKAEELINEFEEAQ comes from the coding sequence ATGCTAACAAAAGAGTTAAGATCAAAGTTAAAAGATCCATTAGGTAATCTATACACTTCCCTTAACGAAGTAAAAAACTCTTTAGCAAAATATGACTATATAATCTCTGTTGGTGATGTTACTACAAGAAATCTTATTGAATCCCAAGTATATCCTCGATTAGGAATAATAGATAATCGAATACAAAGAAAGGATTCAGATCATGAAATAGAATATCAAGCAACAATATTAAATGCTGAAAATCCACCTGGAACCATAACTAAAGATCTATGGGAAACCATAGACCATGCTATTAGCTCTTCATCAAACAGCAAGGAAAATTTTTTAATTGTGGTTGAAGGAGAGGAAGACTTGGCGGTCCTTCCCAGTATTTTAATGGCCCCTGAAAATGCAGTTGTATTGTATGGGCAACCCAATGAAGGATTGGTTGTTGTTGAAGCGAATAAATTAAAGAAAAAAGCTGAAGAATTAATCAATGAATTTGAGGAGGCACAATAA